One part of the Lotus japonicus ecotype B-129 chromosome 2, LjGifu_v1.2 genome encodes these proteins:
- the LOC130738144 gene encoding uncharacterized protein LOC130738144 isoform X1, translating to MKEGIEALGEEVRTKSVPSSRSSSKRTRAAEVLNLSGKRRRSRINENMKALQNLIPNSNKTDKAFMLDEAIDYLKQLQLQVQARNARGNVEEWPQHDLIRRLLDHGLVIPIFAHEISSSEIDNSRSSGHARGKVSLNLQRACRDTLMEIGMSSFRVSQVIGVLTNKEMRSFLSVKDHGRRLEYARSFLDKQL from the exons ATGAAGGAGGGCATTGAAGCATTGGGTGAAGAGGTTAGGACAAAGTCTGTTCCTTCTTCTAGGAGCTCATCTAAAAGGACTAGAGCAGCAGAGGTTCTTAATTTGTCTGGAAag AGGAGAAGGAGCAGGATCAATGAGAATATGAAGGCTTTGCAAAATCTAATTCCAAACTCTAACAAG ACTGATAAGGCTTTCATGCTTGATGAAGCTATTGATTACCTTAAACAGCTTCAGCTCCAAGTACAG GCTAGAAACGCTAGGGGCAATGTTGAGGAATGGCCTCAGCATGATCTAATAAGGCGATTGTTGGACCATGGCCTGGTTATTCCCATATTCGCCCATGAAATCAGTAGCAGTGAAATTGACAATAGTAGAAGTTCTGGTCATGCCCGTGGTAAGGTGAGTTTAAACCTTCAAAGAGCTTGTCGGGATACTTTGATGGAGATCGGGATGTCTAGTTTCCGTGTATCTCAGGTCATTGGTGTCCTTACCAACAAAGAAATGAGAAGCTTTCTCTCTGTGAAAGACCATGGCCGGCGGCTTGAATATGCCAGATCTTTTTT GGACAAGCAATTGTAG
- the LOC130738144 gene encoding transcription factor BEE 1-like isoform X2, translated as MKEGIEALGEEVRTKSVPSSRSSSKRTRAAEVLNLSGKRRRSRINENMKALQNLIPNSNKTDKAFMLDEAIDYLKQLQLQVQNGFPSTIRQQGWNDRLDNKLLKLALRAKKKIGEFRGIEMRESDPLKNIGVWEVMVTLFNDDIHRNEGKTCQALGNRLKHLRLKFVRI; from the exons ATGAAGGAGGGCATTGAAGCATTGGGTGAAGAGGTTAGGACAAAGTCTGTTCCTTCTTCTAGGAGCTCATCTAAAAGGACTAGAGCAGCAGAGGTTCTTAATTTGTCTGGAAag AGGAGAAGGAGCAGGATCAATGAGAATATGAAGGCTTTGCAAAATCTAATTCCAAACTCTAACAAG ACTGATAAGGCTTTCATGCTTGATGAAGCTATTGATTACCTTAAACAGCTTCAGCTCCAAGTACAG AATGGGTTTCCGAGTACAATCAGACAACAAGGATGGAACGATAGATTGGACAATAAACTCTTGAAGCTGGCACTTAGGGCCAAAAAGAAGATAGGAGAGTTCCGTGGAATAGAAATGAGAGAGTCTGACCCATTGAAAAACATAGGGGTCTGGGAAGTAATGGTCACACTCTTCAACGATGACATTCATCGAAATGAAGGGAAAACTTGTCAAGCCTTGGGGAACCGACTGAAACATTTGAGATTGAAATTTGTtagaatttaa
- the LOC130738144 gene encoding transcription factor SPATULA-like isoform X4, which produces MKEGIEALGEEVRTKSVPSSRSSSKRTRAAEVLNLSGKRRRSRINENMKALQNLIPNSNKTDKAFMLDEAIDYLKQLQLQVQSVPQGLTSFPFISMNVIVEECDHYFPDPYVFQWGQAIVDPARPESMRRRMQETRNQQICFN; this is translated from the exons ATGAAGGAGGGCATTGAAGCATTGGGTGAAGAGGTTAGGACAAAGTCTGTTCCTTCTTCTAGGAGCTCATCTAAAAGGACTAGAGCAGCAGAGGTTCTTAATTTGTCTGGAAag AGGAGAAGGAGCAGGATCAATGAGAATATGAAGGCTTTGCAAAATCTAATTCCAAACTCTAACAAG ACTGATAAGGCTTTCATGCTTGATGAAGCTATTGATTACCTTAAACAGCTTCAGCTCCAAGTACAG TCGGTTCCCCAAGGCTTGACAAGTTTTCCCTTCATTTCGATGAATGTCATCGTTGAAGAGTGTGACCATTACTTCCCAGACCCCTATGTTTTTCAATGG GGACAAGCAATTGTAGACCCAGCAAGACCCGAGAGCAtgagaagaag GATGCAGGAGACCCGGAATCAGCAAATTTGCTTCAATTAG
- the LOC130738144 gene encoding transcription factor SPATULA-like isoform X3: protein MKEGIEALGEEVRTKSVPSSRSSSKRTRAAEVLNLSGKRRRSRINENMKALQNLIPNSNKTDKAFMLDEAIDYLKQLQLQVQARNARGNVEEWPQHDLIRRLLDHGLVIPIFAHEISSSEIDNSRSSGHARGKVIGVLTNKEMRSFLSVKDHGRRLEYARSFLDKQL, encoded by the exons ATGAAGGAGGGCATTGAAGCATTGGGTGAAGAGGTTAGGACAAAGTCTGTTCCTTCTTCTAGGAGCTCATCTAAAAGGACTAGAGCAGCAGAGGTTCTTAATTTGTCTGGAAag AGGAGAAGGAGCAGGATCAATGAGAATATGAAGGCTTTGCAAAATCTAATTCCAAACTCTAACAAG ACTGATAAGGCTTTCATGCTTGATGAAGCTATTGATTACCTTAAACAGCTTCAGCTCCAAGTACAG GCTAGAAACGCTAGGGGCAATGTTGAGGAATGGCCTCAGCATGATCTAATAAGGCGATTGTTGGACCATGGCCTGGTTATTCCCATATTCGCCCATGAAATCAGTAGCAGTGAAATTGACAATAGTAGAAGTTCTGGTCATGCCCGTGGTAAG GTCATTGGTGTCCTTACCAACAAAGAAATGAGAAGCTTTCTCTCTGTGAAAGACCATGGCCGGCGGCTTGAATATGCCAGATCTTTTTT GGACAAGCAATTGTAG